TAGTTtcattgatgctgaaaaggcctttgacaagCTGTCATGGCCCTTCTTGTTTGCGGCACTGGCTTCTTTTAATGTGAAATTCATCTTTCGAGAGTTGGGTTAGAGCGTTATATGCACATCCCACGGCGCGGATTCTGACAATTGGACAGCAAACCATTTATTTCCCTGTCATGCAAGGCACAAGACAGGGGTACCCTTTATCCCCATTGTTTGATTTATCTGGCTCAAGTTGTCAGGTCAGATGTTGAGATTGATGGCTTTCAATTTAATGGAAGGAATCATAAAATATCCCTCTCTGCAGATGAAGTGCTGTTTAATCTTACCAAGATTAAAAAATTCGCACCCAGAGTCTTGGTGGTTCTCAAAGAATATAGTTGGGCGTCTGGTTACTCTGTCAACTATCATAAATCGGAAGTGTTCCTATTGCGGGATATGTCGGAGCATGCTCTGCTGCAATATCTGAAGTGTTTTCGGGTGGCTAAAGAAGGATTTAAATATCTTAGACCATTTTTGCAGCAAAAATATGCTGACATCTACAGGACAAATTATGCTCTGGTTTATGCAAAATTGACTGATCTTCAACAATGGTCACCTGGGCAGGAAGGATTGGGAtccttaaaatgaatattttacccaGACTTATGTACTTGTTTCAACATATTTCCATTAACTTACCTATGAAGTTCTTTTCCAGTTTTGAATGGGCATATATCCTGTTTTATCTGGCAAGTAAAGTCCCCTCCTCCTGGGTGAAAATCAGCAGTTTGTGGAGAACAAAGGGTGGCAGTGGGTGGCATTGCCAAATCTTTTGGTTTATTATTGGGCCTCCCGACTAGTGTTTCTTTGGGAATGGCTGGGGAGGGAGCAGGTATCTCCATGGCTATCCCCGGAGGTGGGTGCTGCTGGAGGCACTGATCTAGCTCTGTTACCGTTTATGCCATCCACCTCGCCCCACACAAGAAGGGCCATGAGATCATGCTTTATAATAGAGCATACTGTGCACTTCTGGTGGGCAATGTGTAAAAGCTTGGGTATTTCAGTGGGCACTCACACCCCATTAGCGGTATTAAGGGGTAATCCCCATATCTTTGTAGCCACTTTCCAGGCTGCAGCAGCTGATTGGAAGGAAGGTTTGAGATTTCTTGGTCAGCTCTGGCATAAGGATGGTTGGATCTCTTATGAAGTTATTTTAGATGACGTCTatgcagcgcttctcaaccggtgtgtcgcgacacactagtgtgtcgccaaacaccgccaggtgtgtcgcgtctcccggtgtcccactaccccgttctactttccttttgcctttttccagctcacgcgggccaattggaagccttcgTTCTTCCTATCCCCATTacacaatgggaagcctccttcattctgcctgcccccgcgcaggccaatcggaagcctcctccctaccagtgggagtaggaagaagggaggaagcctttgattggccggtgaggcaggcagggaggaattttgaactctgacgaagcaagatcgcgcagtgaagaggaaacccgacccccgacgaagcaaagccgccatgggagcccattcccatggcggcgaagaggagacctgaccccgacaaagcaaggccgccacagcctgtggcggcgaagaggaaacccgaccgaggccaccacgggagcccattcccgcggtggcgaaaaaagaaggcccgccggagtaaagccgcggcggaactggagcccatccctgcagcgaaggaagaagaagtttttggtgagagcaggtgcgtctgtgtgcgtggatgagtgcctgggtgagagcgggtgcgtctgtgtgcgtggatgagtgcctgggtgagagcgggtgcgtctgtgtgcgtggatgagtgcctgggtgagagcgggtgcgtctgtgtgcgtggatgagtgcctgggtgagagcgggtgcgtctgtgtgcgtggatgagtgcctgggtgagagcgggtgcgtctgtgtgcgtggatgagtacctgggtgagagcgggtgcgtctgtgtgcgtggatgagtgcctggctgaaagctggtgtgaatgggtgcctgggtgagaggtggtgtgtgtgggtgtgaatgggtgcctgggtgagaggtggtgtgtgtgggtgtgaatgggtgcctgggtgagaggtggtgtgtctgggtgtgaatgggtgcctgggtgagagctggtgtgtctgggtgtgaatgggtgcctgggtgagaggtggtgtgtctgggtgtgaatgggtgcctgggtgagaggtggtgtgtctgggtgtgaatgggtgcctgggtgagaggtggtgtgtctgggtgtgaatgggtgcctgggtgagaggtggtgtgtctgtgtatgaatgggtgcctggttgagagctggtgtgaatgggtgcctggttgagagctggtgtgaatgggagcctggttgagaactggtgtgaatggaagcctgggtgagagctggggtgtctgtgtgtgaatggaagcctgggtgagagctggtgtgggtgtgagagcatttgtgtgtgattgagagcttgtatataagagaccatgagtgtgattgagagagagactggtcagggaggtgagagagaccgagactgttcgtggggtctaattggagttatgtgtgtgagtgactggttgtgggcgctaaggaagaggactgtgaggacagagcttcaacagcccttgctgcttcctgtgagtgctattggcctggaagggaaaggagtaggagagttgctggagagggtaagaaaaggtggctttttaaatttatttttcttgattgccattttaattattgggtattatgcgatgtctgctgttttgaaatattttattgatatttggacgtgtgttaataatttttatgagtttttaattgttggatattattctgttcagcagctgttttgtaacatttttagtatagctttacaattatttctgtgtggggctctatagcagtttggcttattctgttttcccaataagaaatgtattagtgtttagggcctggttttaatagttgtatttcttagatagggttgttactggttgagtgtgttccataatacaggtgtatctttgtgcgggttagtttgtgtgcattattgcagatcctgggactgttaggtgctatatttctcttccatttctctaggtttgcactgcatgcagagtggcttttttggttttccattccagtttctgtctccatatttataatgtgtggtctttctgtacttggtgaaggtcagttctgggtgtgtgacagaggtgagatattttactagcatgtaggcttttgtatcaatcttatttgttgtgttttctcaataggatatgcattagtggtaaattactgtcttttcataagaagggctattgtgcctggtagtaaagggagtttgttttgcttttactgagatgtcatcagaaccagaacatcttttttgtatggcgagttgtacagggtaatgccctagatctgctctgcactcattgtgggggggttgaggggattcctgtggatgcagagtgcatgtttacatttagccccgtgactgtcacatgctcagtgtgtcacgcatgtgagaaccatctgtcaggtgtgtcccggccaaaaaaaggttgagaaccactgatctatagGATGGATCGAGAGAGGTATATGATAGTATCAAGACACAGTTGCTAAGGTCCGAAGTGACGTTTTGGGATAGGACCACACCCTCGCTGGTGGAACGGGTGATGATGCTAATTGGGCCAGATAGGAAAAACATATCGTTGTTATACAGAGCCATCACTTTTGATGTGTGAAGAGAGGGGAACCCATGGTGACCTTGATCACACAATGGAATGCGGAACTTAGGTTGACTCTGACAGGGATTGGAGGATAATTTGGAAGAAGGTACACAATCGTAGGATTGAACTGATGTACAAACTAGTGAGGAGGACTTACAGAACACCGGTTTTCTTCCTCTGTGTTCCATCTGTGCTGGCAAGGatgcgggggtggggggtagggacaTATATGCACGTCTGGTTAGAAGTGTGTGCAATTGAAGAGTTTTGGAGGAGGGAGGAATCTGATTACCTGCATTCTGTGGCACCAAGTGACTCTCTTTTGCCTATAACTTGCTTCCTTGGGCTTTGGGTTAATTGTGAGCCAACAATGCAGGTTGTATGATCACTTAATACATGTGGCCAGATTTACTATTGCGTCACTCTGGAAATCGCAGCCGCTGATTTCTCACTGGCACAAGCAAGGCCATGACATAGCAGTTATTGAAAAGCTGACTTTTTCTCTCTTTACAAAAAGTCATTTTTAAATAACAGAATATGGGAGCCTTACTGGAAATATTTGGCTAATAGGAGTAGGGGAACTCTGGGCTGAGGTTTGGGAGGGTTCAGCATGTGTTCAGTACCAGGTTGTCAGGCCAACATGAATGGATCAATACTATttgtactttttttgtttttgtttttacaattatTGTACCTTGTGATCAAGTTCTCTATGCTTGTTTTCAAATTATATCTGCATGATAGTGTCTTTtgctgttaaaaaataaaaaaaaaaaaaatatatatatatatatatatatatatatatcttgcctTTTTATGTTGGGGCTCATGGAGAAAAATGGGTTTGGCATGTActtccacttaaaaaaaaaaaattgctttgctcgatccatatttaatttaataaaatgaggatACATTCTGAAAAATCAGAGTAAGCAGAAGACTCAGCATTCTTTTAGGGTCTGtttttgaaactccagggaggaagtctcagaaccaatgtcagaaaatatttcttcatggagagggtggtggatgcctggaatgcccttccggaggaagtggtgaagacaaaaaccatgaaggatttcaaaggggcatgggataaacactgtggatcactaaaggctggaggatgggaatgattgaaaaaaagcatgggggtagtgggcctgggggtaacctgcacggagcggcagttgctacccttaacagaaacatggagtaagctgcacagagtggcagttactaccatgggaagcttgctggactgactggatggaccatttggtcttttgctGCTGCATTACTATGTTTCATTCACTGTGCTTTTACTGATAGTCTTTGGAAAATGGGGCTCCGCTAGCTTGAGATGGTCAGTGTTGCACATACAACAAAATAGGAATTGACCTGTCCTAACTCTGGTGGGCAGTGGTaatcttcttttttctttgtttttttacattcCTGATGTTCTAAATTATAGCTAAAATAACACCACAACCTGGATacttgaaaaagtaaacaaaaccataacagagaaaggatataaatatttttaatacattttttttgtttgttttttattatgtttaccAAAGATCGACATTTTGGTAAACAACAGTGGTCGTTCCCAGCGCTCCCTGTTTGTGGATACAGACTTGGCTGTCTACAGGGCCTTAATGGAACTCAATTACTTGGGTACAATCTCCTTAACTAAACATGTCTTGCATCACATGATTGAAAGAAAACAAGGAAGAATAGTCATTGTGAACAGCGTGGTTGGATTGGTTGGCGCTTGTCTCTCTTCTGGATATTGTGCCAGCAAGCATGCTCTTCTGGTAAggtacagttttgttttgtttttactcgTACTGATGAAATTCATAGTACTTTTATTTCTCCTGTGGTCTTTGTAATGATTTTATCCATAGCTGTCTTAACACTATTTAAATAAACacgaggccaatatttaaaaatatttaaccaGATAATATGAGAGATCAgtctaaatgccaacttttgaaaatccaaagcaCTTATCGGGCTACATTTTAACcggattaaaaaataaaaagcattctGGGTGaagcaaagttatccagctaacttaaccaatCTTAAGCTGTATCTAGCCAAGTTAGCTGCATAATTCTTGGGCTGCCATATAACTtgagacttaaccagctatatccTTTGAATGTGACCGGCTAGTAACGatgttgtaaaaataaataaggctGCGGTGTTGGCCCAAtggcccccccccacctctaccCCCATCCCAGTGAAACACATAAGGCCACTGGCGGCTGAGCCCTGCCCAAACTAAGGCAGAAACAGCGGGTCTCTAGGCCTGAAAATCCTCCCCAAAATCATGGAATTCACGTGTAAAGAGAGGCGCTGGCAGAAGCACCCCCCCAAGCCTCTTGGGAAGAAGCACCCAGCCCCCGGCACATCTAGCGTTGACGCCAAGGTAGGGCCTTGTCAGCGACCTGGCAGCTTACATGATGAGCGCTGTTGTCCAGGCAAGGTTGGATGCGTCGGGAGCTGGGTGCTTCTTCCCAGTGCCTAGCTGCAGTAAGGGCTTGGAGGGCAGGTTCTGGGTGAGGTGGGATGGTTTAGGGTGGGTTTCTGCCAGCGCCTGTCTTTACATGTGAATTCTGTGATCAGAGGAGGGTTTTTCTGGCCTATAGGCTCCCTATGTTTCTGTTTTGCTTAGGAGGGGAAAGGGATTCAGCTGCCAGTGGCTTCATGCGTttcactagggggggggggggggggattaagccaGAAGGCCCACATCgcagcttttattattattatttatttaatttttatttaacagcatCTGCACTTTAACCGGTtatatcttttgaatatagctggtttaggtttcaaagttatctgggtagtTTTCCCCAGATAACTTTTTGCTCACGAATATTAAGCGGAATATTTAAGCCGCTGAATACTTAggataatttatccggctaagttatgtggttttaggtttgtttgaatattgtcctccatGAGTATAAAATAGGGGAAGCTGAAACTgatttaccatatttttcgctccataagacgcacctaggattcagagggggaaaattaaaaaaaaaaataaaaaaaaaattggtgtgctaaaccggctctgttcctgggcgggtgtgcgtcttatggagcaaattaggggagggcataaaattgtattttttttgtccccattttgtttttgggtctggggagggccatttcggtccactccccagatcagaaaacttttatctttctctttctgtgggaaaccccccatcccaaccctttaaatttaattaactacaaccccccacactcctgaccccctccaagacctgccaaaagtccctggtggtccagcgggagtccgggagcgatctcctgcacttggcccgtcggctgccagtaatcaaaatggcaccgacggccctttgccctgcaacagcggtgccattttgattactggcagccgacggcccaagtgcaggagatcgctcccggacctccgctggactaccagggacctttggcaggTCTTATGGAACGAAACATACGATACTTATTTATTGTTGCAACATATTCTCCAAAGTTAATTGCAAATAATTTGGGGATACTGTAAAGTAATTCTACAATAGGAAACTAAAATTTTAAGTTTTCACTAACTGTTGCACAACAAATTCAAGTTTCATATCAAGTGCCTGAATTAGATCACTTTCAGGCACCACTAGAATAGATCAAAATAGTGACCAGGTATAACACTCTCCTGATGTTCTGAATTGAAAATCCTCAGAGATGGCGGAGCTAGGAGTGAGGTGGTTTGGAAGGCAGGGAACGAGGTGGCTTGAGTTAAGTTGTTTGGGTGGAGGTGGGGCAGGGTAATGCAGGAAGCAACATTGGATGAGTGTTTAAGGAATTTTACGTTTTAGAGCATGTGAGGAATGGGAGGGCGCGATGGAGGGGTGAGAGTAAGGAAGAGGGGATGGGAAAATGAATATTGAGAGAGGAGTGAGGGTGGAAGACTGGAAAGGCAGGAGTGGATGAGATGAGATAAGAAATGGAAGGGTGAGAGGAGCAAGTTCTAAAAGATGAGCCTTGAAGGGAGAAGCTGGCTGGAATGAGGTGAGTGTGGGATTCAaagagaataaattaaaaaaaaaaaacacttcgaAAAGAAACTAAAAATTATTCACGCACACTGTAGGTTGGAGAATTTTATTGTACAGGAGCATCTTAAATATTTTGTTGCACATGCAATTCTCTATAAATTCGTGCATATGTACTGCAGAATCCTAGAAACTGTGCTACAAAATTCTCTAACCCTTGCCGCAGAATTTACCCCTGAGCTGCTGTACAAAATGGATCATGGCTATGGTGTACCTAGGAGTTGTATAGCAACTTGCCAGTGACTTGAAATTTAATACGAGGCTTTTTCCTATCAGATATTCTACTTACACACTATTGTAAGCGAGTTCATCTTGTGTGTTTCaaagaatgtgagagagaggggggggggggtttaacttttttttttttgtctctttttttttttcattttgtcaaCTTTAGTAGTCTCTGCACCTTCTCTCAAGTCATGTTCAGGTGGCTCGAGGAATCCTCGCCAGTTAGAGGGGCATCCATCTTCCTTCTGTCTCTGGCCCTAAGCTTACAATATCCATGGTGCACCCAGGCTCAACCGACCCCAATGGATGTGGGATCCAAACCTTTGTCCCCTGTGCTGCAACGCCATGTCCTGAAATTTGGGGCCAGCTTGTAAACATTGTCTATGAAAGATGAATTTTATtgtaaggaaacattttttttcttctttttaagggATTTTTTAACACTGTCAGGTCTGAACTGACTGACTATCCAGGAATAACTATTACCAACATTTGTCCTGGACCTGTCCAGTCACAGATTGTGGACAATGCATTCACTGAGCAAGTAGACAAGGTAAAGATATTAAAACGTTCTACATCCTGATCTTTGTGACAGTGGCTGTGACTCTCACATTATTTACATGTTAGTACACTGAAACTCTAATGGCTGGGAAAGCTCAAATTGGCCAATACGATTACCCAATTCAGGCTTTTCAAGCAAATAAATTCTAATACAAAGTTGATATTTGGTGTGATTTCAGTTGCATATGACTTTGATTTTTAAACTTGCATACATCTGTCATATAGAATATTTTTTGCCAGTTAACTGAATTGCAAATTTGCCTGCTCCTTGTGTGCAGCTATATTTGCTTTTTGTGTGTTGGCTCCTGTAGTACCTTCTAGGGCaacctttttctcctctttttttttttttttttttttttttttctctcccatgaTAATTTCTTGGTCACCCTGGGGTATTGCCATTCCCCAAGCTTCCCCTCTCACTACAAATTACATGATACTAACTTTCAGGCTCATACAGTACGGACGCACCGAAAAAGCGTGTCCGTTTTCGGCGCCCTCTCTTTGAGCGCACGCTCAgcccccctctcctgggcgcgtgatgcAGAATGTAAATGAGGGGTtgtgctaaaaggaggcgctagggacaattgcgcatccctagcgcctccttggtcCAGGAGAGGCGGCTATcaacgggtttggaaaatggacgctcaattttacgatcatccgttttcctaaccagtgcacaGCCCAAGGTTTAGGAAATTGGATgttcgtaaaattgagtgtccgttttcctaacctgacttgCCAGcacttttttaactttatttatttaccttttggttccttcgacttaatatcgctatgatattaagtcagaggatgtacagaaaagcaatattttctgcttttctctatgCTTTTTCGGGCTGCTTAGAAATGAACACCTGCCCTTGGGCagacgctaatttctgagcgtaaaatgtgcagattggccacacttttttttcctgtatctCGGCCGAATAacttaatagcctcatcaatatgaatttgcatgtgatgagcactattatttTCGGGAGGGGGGGTGGTTTGGACATGTATTGTGGatgtgctaaaccccttattgtataaggggttgtggacacgcTGGGTGTCCAAACTGGGTTAAAaaatgcactcagctgagcgcactttacagtattggcctGTTTTAAGCCCTAACCTTTGGCACACATGTAACAATGGTATGTTATTACACACATGGTCGCAGTTGATGTTTTATATAATTATAGTTATATGATCTAAAGATTGCTAtatctgcttttttttaattatttttaaatgctcTAGACACCTGCACATACAGATCAGTCCCACAAAATGACCACTGCTCGCTGTGTTCAGCTGATGTTAGTCAGCATAGCAAATGATCTTTATGAAACCTGGATCGCCGAGCAACCAGCTCTAATAGTGTTCTACGTGTGGCAGTATACTCCTACATGGGCAATCTGGCTGACAAACAAAGTTGCTAAAAGAAGAATCCAGAATTTTAAAAGTGGAATGGTATGTATGTGATAGGGAATGCACTGTATAGAGGTTTTTTAGTTTTCCTACCAGATACCTCCTGTTTTTAGAGGgttattgttttcttttaatttcttcctACCTATTATTAGGAAACAATGAGCAATACACAGAAATGGTACAAAGTGAGATGAGTTAGTGGAACATAAAACAGCAATGCTTCCAACTCCAATGTAAAATTCAGAATTGTGAATAAGAGGGAGCAGGTTAAAGAAGCATCAAGAATTCATATTTTCTAAAATGCAGATATGAGGAGCTACTTGAGAATCCAGAACATAGCTAATGGGCCTGCTGTAaacaagtttaggggtgcagggacctgtctgctacaggacacttccagttgccCTCTCACGTTACCTCATGATCATAagctcagaaaaaaagacaacgtgttctcctcagaaatagacttttatttatcagatttggcaggacttaACATTTAGGAGAGAACAACAAtttctgtctctaacatcctggccactaagcagcagtttaccctaaagaaagttctgtaccatgggtggtttcaaacatgccataaaccttagcctgcttaatatatttaatatttatggctaacttacttacccctggtcccaacttcagacgATATCCCTCAATTCACTTCTGAAGTCCAAAGCAGACCAGCACCCCCGCTGGCTGGAGGACTGGAGAATATGGCagggaaggagacttgcttcctgggtttggaactggcagagctgtggtggtccgggaaagagacttgcttctggctctggggcttgctctcacccctcaccgtctcagactccatgtcactCACCGAACCTGAGCAGGGTGTCTCCCCTCTCTGGTCTCCTCGCCACACATAGacttctccctcctcgatagcgGGGGTGCTGGTCTGCTTCAGACTTCCCTTTTGCTCTTCTGGTTCCTTTTTCTTTCAGGAGATTGTCTTTCAGAGTCAGTCTTCTGGTTTCACTCTTTTCTCCTTATTTGTCcccgtcttatactttccagttgataaatatgcataagctcatgcataatcatgtggtggtggagggtctttgctgcattgcaggtcttttccctctccccatttCTTCAAGGGGAGTACTGCCAAGTTGTATGCCAGAGTCAGTGTTTTTCTCCGTCTCAgactatcccctccccccccccccttcttccaagggtgggggatCCTTCTGAGCTCTGGACTCCCTTGGCCTGtgcatgactcctgcttatgagcttagcTGCTGCAGTCGTTCTGCCTTGGTTtttatttacatacatactttaaGATCTGCTTGTTTGTATCTTTCAGTGTAAAGTTCTTATCtgggcatggtctcttcttctttcaCTGAGACAGTGTCTTGGCCTGTCAGTATTTGTAtacttctttggctattatgattcatatttggtgctttcagtgggtaaaacatgggatatctcgcTACACTGCTGATTCTCTCTTCCCAATGTTTTCATCATGATTGACAATCAGGtaccatttttaaataaatccagTTAGCAATCAAGGAATGTTGAAAACAAATAGCATGACACTGAAACAAAGacctattttctttttaatttcctaagatcTATGGGGGTcaatgttcaaagccatttaactgGAAAAGTCACAAATTATCTGTCTAAAAGGCAACTATTTGAATATTAAGCCTCTTAtccggctagattttagccagataagtcattatcgttctaaaatttagccagataaagaggcattctggggcagggtagCTTAAGCAATATGCAACTAtttccagctaagttagctggataaccttttAGTACTGCATAGGAGCAATTCTAAAGATAGCCCGCtgcatgtggctggataacttgctaatTAATCGGATATCGTTTGAAGATATCCGATTAAGTGGCAACatggagacagaaaagaaaaaataacttcAGAGCTATGATGGAAATGTAGTTTTGTGAGAAGCTGACAGAGCGGAAGGAGGTAAACGTTGAATAAAGTGGGGgatagagaagatccttggggaactccgaaagtGGCATTTACAGGGTGCGagtccttgttgctgattctgaccttgaatttcctgttattgaggaaggacttgaaccactCCAGGGCTGTACCTGATATTCCAATGTCTGCGAGgcggttgatgaggatggagtgcttcaccgtgtcgaaagctgcagatataTCGAGTAGTGCTAgcaggtatggggtctttttatCGAGGCCTGTGAGGATTTTGTCCGTtagagagatgagaagagattCCGTGTTGAGAGCTTTGCGGAAACCGAATTGGGCGGGAGCTAGAATCTTATGTTCCTCTAGGTAATCCAACAGTTGTTtgttcacaattctttccataAGTCTGGCGACAAAAGGAAGGTTAGCAATGGGGCGATAGTTAGCTGGGTCCGTGGGGTTCaagttaggtttcttgagtaaagGTTTAAGGGTTGCGAGTTTCAAGATATCAGGTACTGATCCTTGTGTTAGAGAGCAATTGATAATCTTTGCTAGAGGCTTGGAGATGGTTTCTGGTACGGTGAGCAGTAATTTTGAGGGAATAGAGTCAGCTGGGTGTGAAGATggcttcatctttttgagaatggATTCAATTTCAAGTGAAGTGGTAGGTTCGAAGGCTTTTAAGTTTGCTTCCTGGTTTGAGTCGAAGTAGAAGGGTGACGGTGGTCTTGTGTTTGGGGAATTCAGAGGGGCTATTAGCTtgaggattttattttcaaaaaattgtgCCAGTTCAGAGCATCTAGATTGCGCTTGGCAATCTGGGATTGCT
This genomic interval from Rhinatrema bivittatum chromosome 4, aRhiBiv1.1, whole genome shotgun sequence contains the following:
- the DHRS7 gene encoding dehydrogenase/reductase SDR family member 7, translating into MDVASILVLLGGCVVLYLTVQLIRFIRADADLALLWAELLGHKPEHQLPGKVVWVTGASSGIGEELAYQLANLGALLVLSARRKNELQRVKKKCLENNHLQENDVLVLPLDLCDTGSHEDATKTVLQHFGRIDILVNNSGRSQRSLFVDTDLAVYRALMELNYLGTISLTKHVLHHMIERKQGRIVIVNSVVGLVGACLSSGYCASKHALLGFFNTVRSELTDYPGITITNICPGPVQSQIVDNAFTEQVDKTPAHTDQSHKMTTARCVQLMLVSIANDLYETWIAEQPALIVFYVWQYTPTWAIWLTNKVAKRRIQNFKSGMDADSYFTQKKTKTS